A genomic window from Populus nigra chromosome 7, ddPopNigr1.1, whole genome shotgun sequence includes:
- the LOC133698192 gene encoding uncharacterized protein LOC133698192 isoform X1, protein MEEEKDAFYVVRKGDIIGVYNNFSDCQLQAQSSSVCNPSVSVFKGYGLPKEAKEYLSSHGLNNAAYSIQAPDVENDLFGKLLPFPFQEPASSFRAKELDNNFPPKRLPQPLESIKLHGSTSISTNPQKKFLKSDNGVEAKRISSSCLYRYFASLYAYLIPSCILEFDGASKGNPGPAGAGAVLRAEDGSMVCRLREGLGIATNNVAEYRAVLLGLKHALKKGFKYICVQGDSNLVCMQIQGLWKLKNQNLADLCKEAKELKDMFTSFQIKHVPREFNFEADVQANLATNLRDGQTEEDCIRK, encoded by the exons ATGGAGGAAGAAAAGGATGCTTTCTACGTTGTACGGAAAGGGGATATTATTGGGGTTTATAACAACTTCTCTGACTGCCAGCTTCAAGCTCAATCTTCTTCT gtGTGCAATCCTTCTGTAAGTGTGTTCAAAGGGTATGGATTGCCTAAGGAGGCGAAAGAGTACCTTTCCTCACATGGGCTCAACAACGCTGCCTATTCTATCCAAGCACCCGATGTTGAAAATGATCTTTTTGGCAAACttcttcctttcccttttcAG GAACCAGCTTCTTCTTTTAGAGCGAAAGAATTAGACAACAATTTTCCTCCTAAGCGGTTGCCTCAACCGCTTGAATCAATT AAATTGCATGGGTCAACATCAATTTCAACAAATCCTCAGAAAAAGTTTCTGAAATCAGATAATGGAGTGGAAGCTAAAAGGATTTCTTCCAGTTGT TTATATCGATATTTTGCTTCCCTGTATGCATATTTAATT CCCTCCTGCATTCTTGAGTTTGATGGTGCTTCAAAAGGAAATCCTGGACCAGCTGGTGCGGGAGCTGTACTACGAGCTGAAGATGGAAGCATG GTCTGCCGACTTCGTGAAGGGTTAGGAATTGCAACAAATAATGTTGCTGAATATCGAGCTGTACTTTTAGGACTGAAACATGCGCTTAAGAAAGGGTTTAAATACATTTGTGTGCAAGGAGACTCGAATCTTGTCTGTATGCAG ATTCAGGGTTTatggaaattaaaaaaccaGAATCTGGCTGACTTGTGTAAAGAGGCCAAGGAGCTGAAGGATATGTTCACATCATTCCAGATCAAACATGTTCCTAGG GAATTCAACTTTGAAGCTGATGTTCAAGCAAACCTGGCTACTAATCTTAGGG ATGGTCAGACTGAAGAAGATTGTATCAGAAAGTAA
- the LOC133698192 gene encoding uncharacterized protein LOC133698192 isoform X2 encodes MEEEKDAFYVVRKGDIIGVYNNFSDCQLQAQSSSVCNPSVSVFKGYGLPKEAKEYLSSHGLNNAAYSIQAPDVENDLFGKLLPFPFQEPASSFRAKELDNNFPPKRLPQPLESIKLHGSTSISTNPQKKFLKSDNGVEAKRISSSCPSCILEFDGASKGNPGPAGAGAVLRAEDGSMVCRLREGLGIATNNVAEYRAVLLGLKHALKKGFKYICVQGDSNLVCMQIQGLWKLKNQNLADLCKEAKELKDMFTSFQIKHVPREFNFEADVQANLATNLRDGQTEEDCIRK; translated from the exons ATGGAGGAAGAAAAGGATGCTTTCTACGTTGTACGGAAAGGGGATATTATTGGGGTTTATAACAACTTCTCTGACTGCCAGCTTCAAGCTCAATCTTCTTCT gtGTGCAATCCTTCTGTAAGTGTGTTCAAAGGGTATGGATTGCCTAAGGAGGCGAAAGAGTACCTTTCCTCACATGGGCTCAACAACGCTGCCTATTCTATCCAAGCACCCGATGTTGAAAATGATCTTTTTGGCAAACttcttcctttcccttttcAG GAACCAGCTTCTTCTTTTAGAGCGAAAGAATTAGACAACAATTTTCCTCCTAAGCGGTTGCCTCAACCGCTTGAATCAATT AAATTGCATGGGTCAACATCAATTTCAACAAATCCTCAGAAAAAGTTTCTGAAATCAGATAATGGAGTGGAAGCTAAAAGGATTTCTTCCAGTTGT CCCTCCTGCATTCTTGAGTTTGATGGTGCTTCAAAAGGAAATCCTGGACCAGCTGGTGCGGGAGCTGTACTACGAGCTGAAGATGGAAGCATG GTCTGCCGACTTCGTGAAGGGTTAGGAATTGCAACAAATAATGTTGCTGAATATCGAGCTGTACTTTTAGGACTGAAACATGCGCTTAAGAAAGGGTTTAAATACATTTGTGTGCAAGGAGACTCGAATCTTGTCTGTATGCAG ATTCAGGGTTTatggaaattaaaaaaccaGAATCTGGCTGACTTGTGTAAAGAGGCCAAGGAGCTGAAGGATATGTTCACATCATTCCAGATCAAACATGTTCCTAGG GAATTCAACTTTGAAGCTGATGTTCAAGCAAACCTGGCTACTAATCTTAGGG ATGGTCAGACTGAAGAAGATTGTATCAGAAAGTAA